TGGGGGAGCTTAATGAGAGCTGCGGCATGGTTCAGCTGGTTCGCAATTTCGAAGGTGCGCTCACGGCAGGAGGGGACCAGACCCTCATTTTTTTCGTACAATTGGCCGATATGAAGATGAATTTCTTGCCTGCGGTCTTCCTGCAGCATAGAGTAGGCTGCCTGGTACACACGCTCCTGCAAAAACTTGTACGCCGGATTGACGCTGCCCGAGATCCGATCGCTCGTCAAGGCATGAAGCAGGCCCTCCTTCACGGCGAAATCGAGCTGCTCTATGAGATCTTCCCGACTGAGCTTCGTTAGCAGCATCAGCGTCTGTAAGGAGAATTGCTGTCCGATGCAGGCTGCATACATCAAGATGAGCTGCAGCTTCTTCGGCTGCCGTCCGATCTGGTTATACAGATTGTCCGTGACGTTGTCAGAAATATGCAGCTCCTGAATGATAGCCTCATCCCAAGCCCAGCAGCTGTTCGCATGATCGAACCATAGCAGCTGCTGATCGAACAGCGAGCGACATAGCTGCTTCGTGTAGAACGGGCTCCCCTTGGCCTTGTCCATGAACAGGCTGCTTAACGTGCTGATCGGCTTCTGTGCGGGGTAGAGCGCATCCTCGAGCAGGAGCTCTACATGGTGAGCCTTCAACGGCTCCAGTCGAAGATGCTTCACGGACAGGCACGACTCGTTCCGAAGCTGCAGCTTCTCCAGCAGCCCGCGGAGCGGATGAGAGGCGGTAATGTCGCGATCCCGGAACGTAAAGATGAAGACACAGCTGCGCAGCTCGTCTCGGCTTACGAAGTCAAGCATGAGCTGAATGAAGCCGCTGTCGGCCCATTGCAAATCGTCTATGAACACGACAAGCGGACGTTCCCGCTTCGTAAAGACAGAGATGTATTGCTGTAGCGTCATCATGAAACGTTCATGAGCTTCGGCTCGCCCAAGCTCAGCGAGCGGAGGCTGTGTGCCGAGAACCTGCTCCAGACCTGGATTCAAGTCGAGCAATACTTGACCGTTCGGGCTAACAGCATCGGCAATGCGCTGCTTCAGCGCACTAAGCTCGTAGTCGTCAAGCAAGAGCATGTCAGCTAGCAGCTGTCGACCGACTTGATGAACGACGGCATACGTGTCGTTGCGCTGGAACGGATCGAAGTTACCGGATACGAACAGACATTCGCTCTGAACGCATTTGTGAAATTCATGAACGAGGTAAGATTTGCCGATCCCTGTATTGCCTGATATAAAAATAATTTCCTTGCTGCCATTGCCTGCACGGCTCAGGGCGCTGTGAAGGACGTTCAGCTCCGCCTCGCGTCCGTACATCGCCTCGGCGAAGATCAACTGGTCCGGTGCAGTGCCCGGGAGCTTGCTTGGCTCCAAGGGTCGATCGAAGAGCCGAGCCAGCACGTTGACCAGATCTCGATTCAGGGCAGCGGCACTCCAATAGCGCTGCTCGGGATGCTTCTCCAGACATTTCATAACGATGTCAGAGACCGGCCTCGGGATGCCCAACTCGGTTAACGGCTTAGGCTCTACCGCCATGTGGAGATAGGCAAGCTTCGTGGCGTCTTGTCCCTCCAGCGGGTATGCGCCGCTCAGCATGCGATACAGCAGCACGCCAATCGCGTATAGATCGATGCGGGCATCGGCGCTGCTGTACAGCTGCCCGGCCAGCTCGGGTGCCAAGTAATGCATCAGCTCCAGCTCGGCAGCGGAGAGCGCGCGCTCGCGAGCGAGCCGCTGTACCGGTGTAGCGAACGGTGCAGCACGGAATAAGCTTAAGAGGAGGCAGTCCCTGCCTCTTGCTTCAAGAAAGAACGCGTTTGGCGATATCGCCAAATGAACATGCTTATGAAGATGTAGCCGCTCAATCGCTTGCACAAGACGAATAGCAACTCTTAATGTCTTCTCAAGAGAAGGCTTGAGATCACTATCTCGAATATATTCAGATAAGGGAGTACCGTCCACAGGGCTGTAGAGGAGGGCAGGGCCATCTTTCCATGTGAATTGCTGCTCGGGCATCCATGCTCCAGCTTGGGCAAGCTGCAGCGACTGTTCCCATTCACGACTTAGACGGCTCACAGCCTTGTTCAAGTCGCGTTCCTTGACACAAGCGCTGAAGTAACGAAGCTGCCCGGAAGCGGATTCGGTGCCGCGGTATAGCTGAATAGCGCCTTGATCGTGTAAGAGCTCCACGGTTGCTTCGATTAGAGTAGGGTACAATTGGAACAACCTCCGTGGTAAGGACTGCTATGCTTACCATTA
Above is a genomic segment from Paenibacillus sp. YYML68 containing:
- a CDS encoding ATP-binding protein; the protein is MDGTPLSEYIRDSDLKPSLEKTLRVAIRLVQAIERLHLHKHVHLAISPNAFFLEARGRDCLLLSLFRAAPFATPVQRLARERALSAAELELMHYLAPELAGQLYSSADARIDLYAIGVLLYRMLSGAYPLEGQDATKLAYLHMAVEPKPLTELGIPRPVSDIVMKCLEKHPEQRYWSAAALNRDLVNVLARLFDRPLEPSKLPGTAPDQLIFAEAMYGREAELNVLHSALSRAGNGSKEIIFISGNTGIGKSYLVHEFHKCVQSECLFVSGNFDPFQRNDTYAVVHQVGRQLLADMLLLDDYELSALKQRIADAVSPNGQVLLDLNPGLEQVLGTQPPLAELGRAEAHERFMMTLQQYISVFTKRERPLVVFIDDLQWADSGFIQLMLDFVSRDELRSCVFIFTFRDRDITASHPLRGLLEKLQLRNESCLSVKHLRLEPLKAHHVELLLEDALYPAQKPISTLSSLFMDKAKGSPFYTKQLCRSLFDQQLLWFDHANSCWAWDEAIIQELHISDNVTDNLYNQIGRQPKKLQLILMYAACIGQQFSLQTLMLLTKLSREDLIEQLDFAVKEGLLHALTSDRISGSVNPAYKFLQERVYQAAYSMLQEDRRQEIHLHIGQLYEKNEGLVPSCRERTFEIANQLNHAAALIKLPHERYRLAAVNLRACLEAKSLHDYSNGLRYAAIGLQLLPVDAWDQQYELSFSLQLEKAELEYLCGQFEEAKLTFASVLQQARTKLEKADAYNRMIVLYTNMSQHNEALRIGLEGLQLLGFHIPSTISRTHIVYELVQSFWHRSFRSMDDLLELPAIHDPAQLTIIRFLVSMIAPSYLTNSNLYIYLMLRMFNYSLKHGHAEGSALSYSSYGVIMSALFGLLNTGQAFGQIALRLEEVYPKQSVRSKLYFKYGAFTHQLQEHLDHNVERLKKAYRDGSSSGNFIYAGYAIVLSCFLQLTKGDRLDVVLHESEQYTSFIQRTPDKDIGLALTMMQRFMLYLGQTQSRTFPYSQKESIGRSSLLTEEETSHIESLTNYFVVHLYYLLHSRACFIMNDLKEAQALLEKAELMLKHLIGCIQVHYHHYLYAMVLCGLFQDASAAERKQYKAKIQFTIRFLSKWSKHSPDNFKHLLLLVEAEWHRAQHHTDAAATYYMKAIDVAKMNRFLHDEATANECAAKYYIQLGNFKAALPLLTEAHRLYASWGARRKISALEASYPFLISQTKEQGGAPERSSECG